The Toxorhynchites rutilus septentrionalis strain SRP chromosome 3, ASM2978413v1, whole genome shotgun sequence genome includes a region encoding these proteins:
- the LOC129776319 gene encoding polypeptide N-acetylgalactosaminyltransferase 3: MFRLRVKIFYVYILISFMLSVYLFYLISKYSVEKFINYQRHVKSSKFQDRPRMPQIVGHYVGIGSIGNISKDFMNTNNFAPVPGVGENGDPVVVQAKDLLKMQQLFQINRYNLLASDRVALNRSLPDVRKPKCLAKDYPSKLPTTSIIIVFHNEAWSVLLRTVWSVIIRSPRHLLKEILLVDDASDRSFLKVELESYVQKLPVATSLLRLNKREGLVAARLMGARVATGDTLTFLDAHCECSPGWLEPLLARVQENPKKVVCPVIDIISDDNFSYIKSFEFHWGAFNWQMHFRWYTLSDEELAERRKDTTLPFHTPVMAGGLFTMDRKYFFEIGSYDEHLKIWGGDNLEMSFRIWQCGGEIEIAPCSHVGHLFRKSSPYTFPGGVSGILNENLARVALVWMDDWSKFFFKFNKGTEEFKSLNVSTRVALKKQMNCKSFDWYLRRVWPQNFFPAPNKFFGRVQPIDLSTFDYQEYITLMKKINLVVKHLNPELKWKFLIKYLSENVKKIGDAMKVAKHSSYCLQKPKSNSVINQPFGQSFLKKCSLLINIFDEEFVIDDHGRIMSDEGVCLDSFRKTSVDGEQLVEGPKKAKMVTCGSNKPGQRWVYETDTYHIRNINSDDCLERGMTLMKDDSESRFEVFLNPCDVRNELQKWMLFPVAWK; the protein is encoded by the exons ATGTTTCGCCTGCGGGTCAAAATATTTTACGTGTACATATTGATTTCATTTATGCTCTCCGTATATTTGTTCTATCTGATCTCGAAGTACTCGGTGGAAAAGTTCATCAATTATCAGCGGCATGTCAA GAGCAGCAAGTTTCAGGACCGCCCGCGAATGCCGCAAATAGTAGGTCACTATGTTGGTATTGGATCGATCGGAAACATCTCCAAGGACTTTATGAACACCAATAATTTCGCTCCCGTTCCGGGAGTAGGCGAAAATGGAGATCCCGTAGTCGTGCAGGCTAAAGATCTGCTTAAGATGCAGCAACTGTTTCAAATTAATCGTTACAACCTGCTTGCTAGCGATAGAGTCGCGCTGAATCGCTCGCTGCCAGACGTAAGAAAGCCGAAATGCTTGGCGAAGGATTATCCTTCGAAGCTGCCGACCACGTCAATCATAATCGTCTTCCACAATGAAGCATGGTCCGTATTGCTTCGAACTGTGTGGAGTGTCATCATCCGATCACCCCGACATCTGCTTAAGGAAATTCTCTTGGTTGATGACGCAAGCGATAGAAGCTTCCTGAAAGTGGAGCTGGAAAGTTACGTCCAAAAACTGCCAGTGGCTACGAGCTTATTAAGGTTGAACAAACGAGAAGGATTGGTGGCCGCTAGGTTAATGGGAGCCAGGGTGGCGACTGGCGATACGCTTACCTTCTTGGATGCGCACTGTGAATGCTCCCCGGGATGGTTAGAACCTTTGCTGGCAAGGGTGCAGGAGAATCCGAAGAAGGTGGTGTGCCCAGTAATTGATATTATTTCCGATGACAACTTCTCGTACATCAAAAGTTTCGAATTCCACTGGGGAGCATTCAATTGGCAGATGCACTTCCGGTGGTACACTTTGAGCGACGAGGAACTTGCGGAAAGGCGGAAGGATACCACTCTTCCCTTCCACACACCTGTGATGGCCGGTGGCTTATTTACTATGGACAGAAAATATTTCTTCGAGATTGGTAGCTATGATGAGCATTTGAAAATTTGGGGTGGCGATAATTTGGAGATGTCGTTCAGAATCTGGCAGTGCGGTGGGGAGATTGAAATTGCTCCTTGTTCGCACGTTGGACACCTGTTCCGGAAGAGTTCGCCCTATACTTTCCCGGGAGGAGTCAGTGGG ATACTCAACGAAAATTTAGCTCGTGTTGCCCTGGTCTGGATggatgattggtcgaaattctttttcaaattcaataaaGGAACGGAGGAGTTCAAATCATTG AACGTATCCACACGCGTCGCGCTCAAGAAACAAATGAATTGTAAATCTTTCGATTGGTACCTGCGTAGGGTGTGGCCCCAAAACTTTTTCCCCGCGCCGAATAAATTCTTCGGCCGCGTACAACCCATCGATTTGAGCACCTTTGACTACCAGGAATACATAACTCTGATGAAGAAAATCAATCTCGTCGTGAAGCACCTAAATCCCGAACTTAAGTGGAAGTTCCTGATCAAGTATCTCTCGGAAAACGTCAAGAAGATAGGCGATGCAATGAAGGTCGCCAAACATAGCTCCTACTGCCTGCAGAAGCCCAAGTCGAATTCGGTTATCAATCAACCCTTCGGTCAATCGTTCCTCAAGAAGTGTTCACTGCTGATAAACATCTTCGACGAGGAGTTCGTGATAGATGATCACGGTCGAATCATGTCCGACGAGGGCGTCTGTTTGGATTCCTTCCGGAAAACTTCGGTCGACGGCGAACAGTTGGTGGAGGGTCCAAAGAAAGCCAAAATGGTGACCTGTGGAAGCAATAAACCTGGCCAGCGCTGGGTCTACGAGACTGATACCTATCACATAAGAAATATCAACAGTGACGATTGTCTGGAACGGGGCATGACTCTCATGAAGGATGACTCCGAGAGTAGGTTTGAGGTGTTCCTCAACCCGTGCGACGTTCGGAATGAGCTGCAAAAGTGGATGCTGTTTCCAGTGGCTTGGAAGTAA